In Primulina huaijiensis isolate GDHJ02 chromosome 6, ASM1229523v2, whole genome shotgun sequence, a single window of DNA contains:
- the LOC140979230 gene encoding protein FANTASTIC FOUR 3-like, translated as MSTIVYQNLVSCFETQFKETATTIKLKVVAVPPASLVDMNTSLEYGNWGLLQSYPVEKTSFCTQYPSSFSRLSSKSLELCTENLGSESGSDVMTNSSNISIFSSSSSFNHSNLIEDSSSCSRVEHVKPKQEAKSSATRQAGRNTTKTSNDFPPPLTSMCGPSSLQMRRRWEGGTLIIDAVEAPLRNSYLQAERSDGRLRLYFLTASDSAVSSTTSASSATEEEQQRKQKQNEYECGGEQTDPEETDEVQSEIESGKEEFEGEVNYEMGLEKLQRFGRCKEGGHGSKGLCSVWKPASFCVAT; from the coding sequence ATGTCAACCATAGTTTACCAAAATCTTGTCTCATGTTTTGAGACCCAATTCAAAGAAACAGCCACCACCATCAAGCTCAAAGTCGTGGCGGTGCCGCCTGCGAGCTTGGTAGATATGAACACGAGCCTTGAATATGGCAACTGGGGTTTGCTTCAATCATACCCAGTCGAAAAGACCAGCTTCTGCACACAGTACCCATCATCTTTTTCACGACTGAGCTCTAAATCTCTGGAATTGTGCACAGAAAATCTGGGAAGTGAATCGGGCAGTGATGTCATGACTAACAGCAGCAACATCAGCATTTTCTCCAGCTCTTCTTCGTTCAATCACTCAAATTTGATCGAAGATTCATCGTCCTGTTCAAGAGTTGAACACGTAAAGCCGAAACAGGAAGCGAAATCATCGGCCACCCGTCAGGCGGGGAGGAATACAACCAAGACATCAAATGACTTCCCACCGCCTCTGACTTCGATGTGCGGGCCGAGTTCTCTGCAAATGCGCCGCCGTTGGGAAGGCGGAACGCTGATTATCGATGCGGTGGAGGCACCGTTGAGAAATTCTTATCTGCAAGCCGAGAGAAGTGACGGCAGACTCAGGCTCTATTTCTTGACTGCCTCCGACTCGGCGGTCAGCAGTACCACCTCCGCCAGCTCTGCCACAGAAGAAGAACAACaacgaaaacaaaaacaaaatgaatacGAATGCGGTGGTGAGCAGACGGATCCAGAGGAAACCGACGAAGTCCAAAGTGAAATTGAGTCGGGAAAGGAAGAATTTGAAGGCGAGGTGAATTATGAAATGGGATTGGAGAAACTTCAAAGGTTCGGTAGGTGCAAGGAAGGTGGGCATGGAAGCAAAGGGTTGTGCAGTGTGTGGAAGCCTGCTTCCTTTTGTGTGGCcacttaa